In Nicotiana tabacum cultivar K326 chromosome 17, ASM71507v2, whole genome shotgun sequence, one DNA window encodes the following:
- the LOC107810611 gene encoding autophagy-related protein 101-like isoform X1, with translation MNCEIFQLKELDVNQFEIREVLRCIFHTIVFHRALGLVQPKEIDLELFDITYVQCGDVEVERKIDEKTTQFIDRVEKHPNRKHQISLSFYEVKNKQATWFTNKVERHYWEHWYVNLSVAHHPKADSGKSHHPKVVNPGESASEERNAQRSGLESSLREVLFQIIKFGNEKDHIPSVPNIEGASFPFEITISSSSDSAFGMEMLKRMLQTGHPNMLS, from the exons ATGAACTGTGAAATTTTCCAGCTGAAAGAACTG GATGTGAATCAATTTGAGATACGAGAAGTTCTACGAT GCATTTTTCATACAATCGTGTTTCATAGAGCATTAGGTTTGGTGCAGCCAAAGGAGATTGATTTGGAACTTTTTGACATTACATAT GTGCAGTGTGGTGATGTTGAAGTTGAGAGGAAAATTGATGAGAAGACTACCCAGTTCATCGATAGGGTGGAGAAGCACCCCAACAGGAAACACCAG ATCTCCTTGTCCTTCTATGAAGTAAAAAACAAACAGGCCACATGGTTCACAAACAAAGTTGAACGTCACTACTGGGAACACTGGTATGTAAATTTGAGTGTGGCTCATCATCCAAAAGCAGATTCTGGCAAGTCTCATCACCCCAAAGTTGTTAACCCGGGAG AGAGTGCATCTGAGGAGAGGAATGCTCAGCGCTCAGGACTGGAATCATCTCTTCGTGAAGTTCTGTTTCAGATTATCAAATTTGGAAATGAAAAGGACCATATTCCCTCAGTACCGAATATTGAAGGTGCCTCGTTTCCCTTTGAAATCACTATCTCAAG TTCATCAGATTCTGCTTTTGGGATGGAAATGCTCAAAAGAATGCTCCAGACAGGGCATCCAAACATGCTCAGCTGA
- the LOC107810611 gene encoding autophagy-related protein 101-like isoform X2 translates to MNCEIFQLKELVQCGDVEVERKIDEKTTQFIDRVEKHPNRKHQISLSFYEVKNKQATWFTNKVERHYWEHWYVNLSVAHHPKADSGKSHHPKVVNPGESASEERNAQRSGLESSLREVLFQIIKFGNEKDHIPSVPNIEGASFPFEITISSSSDSAFGMEMLKRMLQTGHPNMLS, encoded by the exons ATGAACTGTGAAATTTTCCAGCTGAAAGAACTG GTGCAGTGTGGTGATGTTGAAGTTGAGAGGAAAATTGATGAGAAGACTACCCAGTTCATCGATAGGGTGGAGAAGCACCCCAACAGGAAACACCAG ATCTCCTTGTCCTTCTATGAAGTAAAAAACAAACAGGCCACATGGTTCACAAACAAAGTTGAACGTCACTACTGGGAACACTGGTATGTAAATTTGAGTGTGGCTCATCATCCAAAAGCAGATTCTGGCAAGTCTCATCACCCCAAAGTTGTTAACCCGGGAG AGAGTGCATCTGAGGAGAGGAATGCTCAGCGCTCAGGACTGGAATCATCTCTTCGTGAAGTTCTGTTTCAGATTATCAAATTTGGAAATGAAAAGGACCATATTCCCTCAGTACCGAATATTGAAGGTGCCTCGTTTCCCTTTGAAATCACTATCTCAAG TTCATCAGATTCTGCTTTTGGGATGGAAATGCTCAAAAGAATGCTCCAGACAGGGCATCCAAACATGCTCAGCTGA